Proteins from a genomic interval of Marmoricola sp. OAE513:
- a CDS encoding class III extradiol ring-cleavage dioxygenase: MTEPRMPALYIGHGAPPLLDDPVWSGQLKDLAATMARPTGILIVSAHWESAPLALSASGPGTELVYDFGGFDPRYYRLRYDTPDASALAQRVAAMMPDTEQVHQHASRGLDHGAWVPLSIMYPEADIPVLQMSLPTHDPFKLLTLGSRLRELRDEGVLVIGSGFLTHGLPFLKEFRIEAEAPGWSKDFDLWAAEALGRGDVNELAAYQTKAPGMPYAHPTVEHYTPLFVTLGAALDPEAPGDQVIDGYWMGLSKRSLLVA, translated from the coding sequence ATGACCGAACCCCGGATGCCTGCGCTCTACATCGGCCACGGCGCTCCCCCGCTCCTGGACGACCCCGTCTGGTCGGGACAGCTGAAGGACCTCGCCGCGACGATGGCGCGGCCGACGGGGATCCTCATCGTCAGTGCGCACTGGGAGTCCGCCCCGCTGGCACTCAGCGCGAGCGGCCCGGGCACCGAGCTCGTCTACGACTTCGGCGGGTTCGACCCGCGGTACTACCGGTTGCGCTACGACACCCCCGACGCGAGCGCCTTGGCGCAGCGGGTCGCCGCGATGATGCCGGACACCGAGCAGGTCCACCAGCACGCGAGCCGCGGGCTCGACCACGGCGCCTGGGTGCCTCTGAGCATCATGTACCCGGAGGCGGACATCCCGGTGCTGCAGATGTCGTTGCCGACCCACGATCCGTTCAAGCTGCTCACCCTCGGCAGCCGGCTCCGCGAGCTGCGCGACGAGGGCGTGCTGGTGATCGGCTCCGGATTCCTGACCCACGGTCTCCCGTTCCTCAAGGAGTTCCGGATCGAGGCCGAGGCACCCGGCTGGTCGAAGGACTTCGACCTGTGGGCCGCCGAGGCGTTGGGCCGCGGTGACGTCAACGAGCTCGCGGCGTACCAGACCAAGGCGCCCGGCATGCCGTACGCGCACCCCACCGTCGAGCACTACACGCCGCTGTTCGTCACCCTCGGAGCCGCGCTCGACCCCGAGGCCCCGGGCGACCAGGTGATCGACGGCTACTGGATGGGTCTGAGCAAGCGCAGCCTGCTGGTCGCGTGA
- a CDS encoding alpha/beta fold hydrolase has product MDLIPKPDQVASAASNVAHKVLYGGLADLRPMPRTLIDDGPLREVYHYRPQKQVRTTGDPVLLVTPLAAPAICFDLRRDCSLVEHFVKAGRPTYLVEYGEVSFKDRNFGLEHWVDEVIPEAIREVSAHAGGRPVHVVGWSLGGIFAALVAASDAKLPIASLTIVGSPFDVREVPLVAPLRPILKITDGGIVTRIYRAMGGAPKPLVRRAFQLSSGTKLLTKPIATLQHLDDAEWLAQIEAVDRFTANMIAYPGRTFGQMYHRVLKHNQLITGKVNLSGQDIKLSDIKVPVLVFAGNTDGIAPIPAVKAVVPLLTNAHEVRFEIVPGGHLGMLTGRAARQTTWVVMDEWIAQYSTPDDREQKPVKKVAARPAKKVAKKAAKKAPARKTAAVKKTAAKPAAEVAPDRSAIGSNRDRRFSSSSSRDLAPKR; this is encoded by the coding sequence ATGGATCTGATCCCGAAGCCGGACCAGGTCGCCTCCGCTGCCAGCAACGTCGCCCACAAGGTGCTGTACGGCGGGCTGGCGGACCTCCGACCGATGCCCCGGACCCTCATCGACGACGGTCCGCTCCGCGAGGTCTACCACTACCGACCGCAGAAGCAGGTGCGGACGACCGGCGACCCGGTCCTCCTCGTCACCCCGCTCGCGGCTCCAGCGATCTGCTTCGACCTGCGTCGCGACTGCTCCCTGGTGGAGCACTTCGTGAAGGCCGGTCGACCGACCTACCTGGTCGAGTACGGCGAGGTCTCCTTCAAGGACCGCAACTTCGGGCTCGAGCACTGGGTGGACGAGGTCATCCCCGAGGCGATCCGCGAGGTCAGCGCGCACGCCGGCGGGCGTCCGGTGCACGTCGTCGGCTGGTCGCTGGGCGGCATCTTCGCAGCGCTGGTCGCGGCCTCGGACGCCAAGCTCCCGATCGCGTCGCTGACGATCGTCGGGTCTCCGTTCGACGTCCGTGAGGTTCCGCTGGTCGCGCCCTTGCGCCCGATCCTGAAGATCACCGACGGCGGCATCGTCACCCGGATCTACCGCGCGATGGGCGGTGCTCCGAAGCCTCTGGTCCGCCGCGCCTTCCAGCTCAGCAGCGGCACGAAGCTGCTCACCAAGCCGATCGCGACGCTGCAGCACCTCGACGACGCCGAGTGGCTCGCCCAGATCGAGGCGGTCGACCGGTTCACCGCGAACATGATCGCCTATCCCGGCCGCACGTTCGGCCAGATGTACCACCGCGTGCTCAAGCACAACCAGCTGATCACGGGAAAGGTGAACCTCTCGGGCCAGGACATCAAGCTGTCCGACATCAAGGTCCCGGTCCTGGTCTTCGCCGGCAACACCGACGGCATCGCTCCGATCCCCGCAGTGAAGGCTGTCGTGCCGCTGCTGACCAACGCGCACGAGGTCAGGTTCGAGATCGTCCCTGGCGGACACCTGGGCATGCTGACCGGCCGCGCCGCCCGGCAGACGACGTGGGTGGTCATGGACGAGTGGATCGCTCAGTACTCCACCCCGGACGACCGCGAGCAGAAGCCGGTGAAGAAGGTCGCGGCCAGACCCGCCAAGAAGGTTGCGAAGAAGGCTGCGAAGAAGGCACCGGCGCGAAAGACTGCAGCCGTGAAGAAGACCGCCGCCAAGCCGGCCGCCGAGGTCGCGCCCGACCGCTCCGCGATCGGATCCAACCGCGACCGTCGGTTCTCCTCCTCGTCGTCGCGCGACCTGGCGCCCAAGCGATGA
- a CDS encoding GMC family oxidoreductase N-terminal domain-containing protein, translating into MAKQRSNEADYIVVGSGSSGSAVAGRLAQAGHSVILLEAGKKDDKFLTNKPGMIGPMHAVPQIKKTVDWGFYSVPQKHILDRKMPVPRGKVVGGSSSVNGMVYVRGNRANYDSWAAEGNTGWDADSVNAAYKKMEDFEGGADDYRGAGGPIRISKCKFPQEGTHQFINAVSNALDVPINEDYNGASQEGISYMQQNAADGLRYSASRGYVHNLKPATLELQSEVMVNKVVIENGRATGVEVTDKKGNRTIRAGKEVILSAGFVGSAQILMLSGVGHAQHLKDHGIQVVSDLPVGDNLHDHMFHALTFHTTSTKMKGSPTFFAKGITKEILRPGTTFLANSVFESVGFVKTSHSVNGVPDLQLHMLPWSYVSPNQDEPIMHDVDPRTAMTVLVSLIYPRSRGTLRLANTDPTSTPLIDFNYLAETSDLDTLLEGSEMTRAIMADPAFGGHVKEEIHPGIGLQGSDLRNEILNRATSIYHGVGTCRMGVDELSVVTPDLKVKGVESLRVADASIMPSITGGNTNAPAIMIGEKAASIILGH; encoded by the coding sequence ATGGCAAAGCAGCGCTCCAACGAAGCCGACTACATCGTCGTGGGGTCGGGCAGCTCCGGTAGCGCCGTCGCCGGGCGACTCGCCCAGGCCGGTCACTCGGTCATCCTGCTCGAAGCGGGCAAGAAGGACGACAAGTTCCTCACCAACAAGCCGGGCATGATCGGACCGATGCACGCGGTCCCGCAGATCAAGAAGACCGTCGACTGGGGTTTCTACTCGGTGCCCCAGAAGCACATCCTCGACCGCAAGATGCCGGTCCCGCGCGGCAAGGTCGTCGGCGGCTCGAGCTCGGTCAACGGCATGGTCTACGTGCGCGGCAACCGCGCCAACTACGACTCGTGGGCGGCCGAGGGCAACACCGGGTGGGACGCGGACTCGGTCAACGCGGCGTACAAGAAGATGGAGGACTTCGAGGGTGGCGCGGACGACTACCGCGGCGCCGGCGGTCCGATCCGGATCTCGAAGTGCAAGTTCCCCCAGGAGGGAACCCACCAGTTCATCAACGCCGTCTCGAACGCGCTCGACGTCCCGATCAACGAGGACTACAACGGCGCCTCGCAGGAGGGCATCTCCTACATGCAGCAGAACGCTGCCGACGGTCTGCGGTACAGCGCCTCGCGCGGCTACGTGCACAACCTGAAGCCGGCCACCCTGGAGCTGCAGAGCGAGGTGATGGTCAACAAGGTCGTCATCGAGAACGGTCGCGCGACCGGGGTCGAGGTGACCGACAAGAAGGGCAACCGGACCATCCGCGCCGGCAAGGAGGTCATCCTCTCGGCCGGGTTCGTCGGGTCGGCCCAGATCCTGATGCTCTCCGGTGTCGGTCACGCCCAGCACCTCAAGGACCACGGCATCCAGGTCGTCTCCGACCTGCCCGTCGGCGACAACCTGCACGACCACATGTTCCACGCCCTGACGTTCCACACCACGTCGACGAAGATGAAGGGCAGCCCGACCTTCTTCGCCAAGGGCATCACCAAGGAGATCCTGCGGCCGGGGACGACGTTCCTCGCGAACTCGGTCTTCGAGTCCGTGGGCTTCGTCAAGACCTCGCACTCGGTCAACGGAGTGCCGGACCTGCAGCTGCACATGCTGCCGTGGTCCTACGTGTCGCCCAACCAGGACGAACCGATCATGCACGACGTCGACCCGCGCACCGCGATGACCGTGCTGGTCTCGCTGATCTACCCGCGCAGCCGCGGCACCCTGCGGCTGGCGAACACCGACCCCACGTCGACGCCGCTCATCGACTTCAACTACCTGGCCGAGACCTCCGACCTCGACACGCTGCTCGAGGGTTCCGAGATGACCCGCGCGATCATGGCGGACCCGGCGTTCGGCGGCCACGTCAAGGAGGAGATCCACCCGGGCATCGGGCTGCAGGGCAGCGACCTGCGCAACGAGATCCTCAACCGCGCGACGTCGATCTACCACGGCGTCGGCACCTGCCGGATGGGCGTCGACGAGCTCTCGGTCGTCACTCCCGACCTCAAGGTCAAGGGCGTCGAAAGCCTGCGCGTCGCCGACGCCTCGATCATGCCGAGCATCACCGGCGGCAACACCAACGCCCCCGCGATCATGATCGGCGAGAAGGCCGCGAGCATCATCCTCGGCCACTGA
- a CDS encoding trehalose-6-phosphate synthase: MTGSSRRRKTAVPRADLVIVANRLPVDRLVGADGAVRWRRSPGGLVSALAPVMNSQDGAWIGWPGDVGEDLEPFENDGMTLVPVSMSAEEYEEYYEGFSNATLWPLYHDVVAKPEFHREWWDAYVTVNRRFAEAAAAVADEGAMVWVQDYQLQLVPALLRELRPDLRIGFFLHIPFPPAELFSQVPWRRELLEGLLGADLVGFQLSGAAQNFIRLVRQRVGHKTHRDSVYLPDGRVVTAKAFPISIDTAQFEELARSEAVQARAAQIREDLGNPRKIFLGIDRLDYTKGIYARLRAFSELIHDGHFSVEDATFVQVASPSRERVDQYRILRDDIDRLVGHINGDLGRIGRPAISYLNAAFPQAEMAALYVASDIMVVTPFRDGMNLVAKEYVACRYSDDGALVLSEFAGAAEELKQAYLVNPYDINGMKAQMLDAYQADEKDLNRRMKAMRRTVAENDVEHWANAFLADLRVARPGHAKQVKPARRT, translated from the coding sequence GTGACTGGATCCAGCCGCCGCCGCAAGACAGCAGTCCCGCGCGCCGACCTGGTCATCGTGGCCAACAGGCTGCCGGTCGACCGGCTCGTCGGCGCGGACGGCGCGGTCAGGTGGCGCCGCTCCCCCGGCGGCCTGGTCAGCGCCCTCGCGCCGGTGATGAACAGCCAGGACGGCGCCTGGATCGGATGGCCCGGCGACGTCGGTGAGGACCTCGAACCGTTCGAGAACGACGGGATGACCCTCGTCCCGGTGAGCATGTCGGCCGAGGAGTACGAGGAGTACTACGAGGGCTTCTCCAACGCGACGCTCTGGCCGCTCTACCACGACGTCGTCGCCAAGCCGGAGTTCCACCGGGAGTGGTGGGACGCCTACGTGACGGTCAACCGCCGGTTCGCCGAGGCAGCCGCCGCGGTCGCCGACGAGGGCGCGATGGTCTGGGTGCAGGACTACCAGCTGCAGCTGGTGCCGGCACTGCTGCGTGAGCTGCGCCCGGACCTGCGCATCGGCTTCTTCCTGCACATCCCGTTCCCGCCCGCCGAGCTGTTCTCCCAGGTGCCGTGGCGCCGCGAGCTGCTCGAAGGTCTGCTCGGCGCGGACCTCGTCGGCTTCCAGCTCTCCGGTGCCGCGCAGAACTTCATCCGGCTGGTCCGGCAACGGGTCGGCCACAAGACGCACCGGGACTCGGTGTACCTGCCCGACGGTCGGGTCGTCACGGCCAAGGCGTTCCCGATCTCGATCGACACCGCCCAGTTCGAGGAGCTCGCCCGCTCCGAGGCCGTCCAGGCCCGGGCCGCGCAGATCCGCGAGGACCTCGGCAACCCGCGCAAGATCTTCCTGGGCATCGACCGACTGGACTACACCAAAGGCATCTACGCCCGGTTGCGCGCCTTCAGCGAGCTCATCCACGACGGCCACTTCAGCGTGGAGGACGCGACCTTCGTGCAGGTGGCGAGCCCGTCGCGCGAGCGCGTCGACCAGTACCGGATCCTGCGCGACGACATCGACCGCCTCGTCGGCCACATCAACGGCGACCTCGGCCGGATCGGTCGCCCGGCGATCTCCTACCTGAACGCGGCCTTCCCGCAGGCGGAGATGGCGGCGCTGTACGTCGCCTCCGACATCATGGTCGTGACGCCGTTCCGCGACGGCATGAACCTGGTGGCGAAGGAGTACGTCGCGTGCCGGTACTCCGACGACGGCGCGCTGGTGCTGTCCGAGTTCGCCGGCGCCGCCGAGGAGCTCAAGCAGGCCTACCTGGTCAACCCGTACGACATCAACGGGATGAAGGCGCAGATGCTCGACGCCTACCAGGCCGACGAGAAGGACCTCAACCGGCGGATGAAGGCGATGCGTCGTACGGTCGCCGAGAACGACGTGGAGCACTGGGCCAACGCCTTCCTCGCCGACCTGCGAGTCGCTCGACCGGGTCACGCGAAGCAGGTCAAGCCCGCACGGCGTACCTGA
- a CDS encoding uracil-DNA glycosylase: protein MGALTDLVAKGQMAPDWAAALAPVEDDITRMGAFLRAEIAAGRGYQPSGDKVLRVFARPLADVRVLIVGQDPYPNPGHPVGLSFSVAPEVRPLPPSLVNIYKELVSDLGVPVPANGDLSAWADAGVTLLNRTLTTAPNISNAHRGKGWEPVTERAIDVLAARGGPLAAILWGADARKLRPRLGAVPCVESVHPSPLSARNGFFGSRPFSTVNALLVAQGADPVDWALPAE, encoded by the coding sequence ATGGGCGCACTGACCGACCTGGTCGCGAAGGGGCAGATGGCGCCGGACTGGGCAGCCGCCCTGGCGCCCGTCGAGGACGACATCACCCGGATGGGTGCCTTCCTGCGCGCCGAGATCGCTGCTGGTCGCGGGTACCAGCCCTCCGGGGACAAGGTCCTGCGCGTCTTCGCCCGCCCCCTGGCCGACGTACGGGTCCTGATCGTCGGCCAGGATCCCTACCCGAACCCCGGCCACCCCGTCGGGTTGAGCTTCTCGGTGGCACCCGAGGTCCGCCCGCTGCCGCCGAGCCTGGTGAACATCTACAAGGAGCTGGTGTCCGACCTCGGCGTACCGGTACCGGCCAACGGTGATCTCTCCGCCTGGGCCGACGCCGGGGTGACGCTGCTCAACAGGACTCTGACCACCGCCCCGAACATCTCGAACGCCCACCGGGGCAAAGGGTGGGAGCCGGTCACCGAGCGCGCGATCGACGTCCTGGCCGCACGCGGCGGACCACTGGCCGCGATCCTCTGGGGAGCCGACGCCCGCAAGCTGCGACCCCGCCTCGGGGCCGTCCCCTGCGTGGAGTCGGTGCACCCGAGTCCGCTCTCGGCGCGCAACGGGTTCTTCGGCTCACGCCCGTTCAGCACGGTCAACGCGCTCCTGGTCGCCCAAGGGGCGGACCCGGTGGACTGGGCACTGCCTGCGGAATAG
- a CDS encoding FMN-binding glutamate synthase family protein, which translates to MRLSRLAGGAAVAIGVVAVRDLTQKKHALMRNFPVLAHARYWLETIGPELRQYIVTSNEEERPFNRDQRTWIYASAKEENNYFGFGTDVDVEHTQGLAYIKHRTFADKLPDDHDKSGRLPSAKVLGGPRGRAGAFRPASVVNISAMSFGSMSSAAIVALNKGAAGAGCLHNTGEGGLSPYHRSGGDLVLQIGTAYFGCRDASGNFDVERLKEVVDSAPVKAIEIKLSQGAKPGLGGLLPAAKVTREIAEIRGIPEGQDCSSPSRHTAFGDVDSMLDFVEHVSAETGLPVGIKSAVGEMQFWYDLTRLMARGDRGVDFVTIDGGEGGTGATPLIFADSIAVPFRMGFARVYGAFAEMDLTDELTFIGSGKLGLPDNAVVAFALGADMVNVAREAMLSIGCIQSQKCHTDTCPTGVATQNKWLVHGLDPTLKSQRCANYVTTLRKELMKVSAAVGVPHPGLITARDVDIFCGNYEARSLAAVYGYKDGWGELGPELAEEITRVMHPQPAFDEGPVLDRMGD; encoded by the coding sequence ATGAGACTGAGCCGCTTGGCCGGGGGTGCGGCGGTCGCGATCGGCGTCGTCGCCGTGCGGGACCTCACCCAGAAGAAGCATGCGTTGATGCGGAACTTCCCGGTGCTGGCGCACGCGCGCTACTGGCTCGAGACGATCGGGCCGGAGCTGCGGCAGTACATCGTGACCAGCAACGAGGAGGAGCGCCCGTTCAACCGGGACCAGCGCACCTGGATCTACGCCTCCGCCAAGGAGGAGAACAACTACTTCGGGTTCGGCACCGACGTCGACGTGGAGCACACCCAGGGCCTGGCCTACATCAAGCACCGCACCTTCGCCGACAAGCTCCCCGACGACCACGACAAGTCCGGCCGGCTTCCGAGCGCCAAGGTCCTCGGCGGGCCGCGAGGTCGAGCCGGGGCGTTCCGGCCGGCGTCCGTCGTGAACATCTCGGCGATGAGCTTCGGATCGATGTCGAGCGCCGCGATCGTCGCGCTGAACAAGGGTGCGGCCGGAGCGGGCTGCCTGCACAACACCGGCGAGGGCGGACTCTCGCCCTACCACCGCAGCGGCGGCGACCTCGTGCTGCAGATCGGAACGGCGTACTTCGGCTGCCGCGACGCGAGCGGCAACTTCGACGTCGAGCGGCTCAAGGAGGTCGTGGACTCGGCCCCGGTGAAGGCCATCGAGATCAAGCTGAGCCAGGGAGCCAAGCCCGGCCTCGGTGGCCTGCTGCCTGCGGCGAAGGTCACCCGGGAGATCGCCGAGATCCGCGGGATCCCGGAAGGTCAGGACTGCTCGAGCCCGTCCCGGCACACCGCGTTCGGCGACGTCGACAGCATGCTCGACTTCGTGGAGCACGTCTCGGCGGAGACCGGCCTGCCCGTCGGGATCAAGTCGGCCGTCGGGGAGATGCAGTTCTGGTACGACCTGACCCGGTTGATGGCGCGCGGCGATCGCGGCGTGGACTTCGTGACCATCGACGGCGGCGAGGGCGGCACCGGAGCAACGCCCCTGATCTTCGCCGACTCGATCGCCGTCCCGTTCCGGATGGGCTTCGCGCGGGTGTACGGCGCGTTCGCCGAGATGGACCTCACCGACGAGCTCACCTTCATCGGCTCGGGCAAGCTAGGGCTTCCCGACAACGCGGTGGTGGCGTTCGCGCTCGGCGCGGACATGGTCAACGTGGCGCGCGAGGCGATGCTCTCGATCGGTTGCATCCAGTCGCAGAAGTGCCACACCGACACGTGCCCGACCGGGGTCGCCACCCAGAACAAGTGGTTGGTGCACGGGCTCGACCCGACGCTGAAGTCGCAACGCTGCGCGAACTACGTGACCACGCTGCGCAAGGAGCTGATGAAGGTCTCGGCGGCCGTCGGGGTGCCGCACCCCGGTCTGATCACCGCCCGCGACGTGGACATCTTCTGCGGGAACTACGAGGCCCGCTCGCTGGCCGCGGTCTACGGCTACAAGGACGGGTGGGGTGAGCTCGGTCCCGAGCTGGCCGAGGAGATCACCCGGGTGATGCACCCGCAGCCTGCGTTCGACGAGGGCCCGGTGCTCGACCGGATGGGCGACTAG
- a CDS encoding wax ester/triacylglycerol synthase family O-acyltransferase yields MSRKVLKANDSAWLYAESHRTPMQVAMLATFRVPEDRPDFVRDLVSRWREVREFAAPFNYLLKMAPLPSWKELTPEEIDLDYHFRHNALPRPGSQRELGVLVSRLHSQKMDRRYPLWECHMIEGLEDEAGQQWSMYMKVHHSQIDGVGGIRLLRRILSADPETRGMLPPWAVGTHGPDQSGLPPKEKAPVPAQHQTAPIAAAVSSASAVAGSLGRTYSESLMGTQDADRAVPFRAPKTVFNGRIHTPRRFATQHYPIDRLRAVSTATGGSLNDVFLALCGGAMRRYLTELGDLPSESLIANVPVSVREAGDGAGVGNAITFLYSSLGTDVAAPVERIRVIQASTKLGKERLPQVGSLAMDAYTAVLMAPFMSQSILGFGGRGRPASNVVISNVPGPAEARYLDGSRLEEIYPVSLLFNGQALNITAVSYDGEFNIGFTGCRDSIPSLQRIAVHAGEELEALEAALGL; encoded by the coding sequence ATGAGCCGCAAAGTCCTCAAGGCGAACGACTCCGCCTGGTTGTACGCCGAGTCGCACCGCACGCCGATGCAGGTGGCGATGCTCGCCACCTTCCGCGTCCCCGAGGACCGACCCGACTTCGTGCGCGACCTGGTCTCCCGCTGGCGGGAGGTCCGCGAGTTCGCGGCTCCCTTCAACTACCTGCTGAAGATGGCCCCGCTGCCGAGCTGGAAGGAGCTCACGCCCGAGGAGATCGACCTGGACTACCACTTCCGGCACAACGCGCTGCCGCGCCCCGGATCCCAGCGCGAGCTCGGCGTCCTGGTCTCGCGGTTGCACTCCCAGAAGATGGACCGCCGGTACCCGCTGTGGGAGTGCCACATGATCGAGGGTCTCGAGGACGAAGCCGGTCAGCAGTGGTCGATGTACATGAAGGTGCACCACTCCCAGATCGACGGGGTCGGGGGCATCCGGCTGCTGCGGCGGATCCTGTCCGCGGACCCGGAGACCCGCGGCATGCTGCCGCCCTGGGCCGTGGGCACCCACGGCCCCGACCAGTCCGGGCTCCCGCCCAAGGAGAAGGCTCCCGTCCCCGCCCAGCACCAGACGGCGCCGATCGCGGCCGCGGTGTCCAGTGCGAGCGCGGTGGCCGGGTCGCTCGGACGGACCTACAGCGAGTCGTTGATGGGCACCCAGGACGCCGACCGCGCCGTACCCTTCCGCGCTCCGAAGACGGTGTTCAACGGCCGCATCCACACCCCGCGCCGGTTCGCCACCCAGCACTACCCGATCGACCGGCTCCGGGCCGTGTCCACGGCCACCGGAGGCAGCCTCAACGACGTCTTCCTCGCGCTCTGCGGAGGAGCCATGCGTCGGTACCTGACCGAGCTGGGCGACCTGCCGTCCGAATCGTTGATCGCGAACGTCCCGGTCTCGGTCCGCGAAGCGGGAGACGGCGCCGGGGTCGGCAACGCGATCACGTTCCTCTACTCGAGCCTCGGCACCGACGTCGCTGCACCGGTCGAGCGGATCCGGGTGATCCAGGCCTCCACCAAGCTCGGCAAGGAACGTCTGCCTCAGGTCGGCTCGCTCGCGATGGACGCCTACACCGCGGTCCTGATGGCGCCGTTCATGTCGCAGTCGATCCTCGGCTTCGGGGGCCGCGGCCGACCTGCCTCCAACGTCGTCATCTCCAACGTGCCCGGGCCGGCCGAGGCGCGCTACCTCGACGGCTCCCGGCTCGAGGAGATCTACCCGGTCTCGCTACTCTTCAACGGCCAGGCGCTGAACATCACCGCCGTGTCCTACGACGGCGAGTTCAACATCGGCTTCACCGGCTGCCGCGACTCGATCCCCTCCCTGCAGCGCATCGCTGTCCACGCGGGCGAGGAGCTCGAGGCCCTCGAGGCGGCGCTCGGCCTCTAG
- a CDS encoding SGNH/GDSL hydrolase family protein, with protein sequence MTRTRHLVRGAALTIGFSLLAACGSGGFGSAEPSALPTLKVQKYVALGDGFASAPYLGADTSKSLKCLRSKENYPHLVSTGVSASVLVDATCVGATTKALTSASKAPGSKKELRPQFDAVASDTDLITIGIGIEDGNLLQDMFRICTAEPCGDDVLAPTILRATTAYGTSLTTALRTLQDVAPRAKIIVVGYPQLMPKTGLCDALPDMTDVQLNYAATVLDKINTLLRSAASQTGSTFIDVAELSADHTACSDVPWVNSFRTKPGKQQAFHPVEAEQQAVADAILDVVRSTSQAR encoded by the coding sequence ATGACCCGTACCCGTCACCTCGTCCGGGGCGCAGCCCTGACGATCGGCTTCTCGCTGCTCGCGGCATGCGGCTCCGGTGGGTTCGGGTCGGCCGAACCGAGCGCGCTGCCAACCTTGAAGGTGCAGAAGTACGTCGCCCTGGGCGACGGGTTCGCCTCGGCGCCGTACCTCGGCGCGGACACCTCGAAGTCGCTGAAGTGTCTGCGTTCGAAGGAGAACTACCCGCACCTGGTCTCCACGGGAGTGTCCGCCAGCGTTCTCGTCGACGCCACCTGCGTAGGGGCGACGACGAAGGCATTGACGTCGGCCTCGAAGGCGCCCGGAAGCAAGAAGGAGCTCCGCCCGCAGTTCGACGCCGTGGCCAGCGACACCGACCTGATCACGATCGGGATCGGCATCGAGGACGGCAACCTGCTTCAGGACATGTTCCGCATCTGCACGGCAGAGCCGTGCGGCGACGATGTCCTGGCGCCCACGATCCTGAGGGCGACCACCGCGTACGGAACCAGCCTGACGACAGCCCTTCGGACGCTCCAGGACGTCGCGCCCAGGGCCAAGATCATCGTCGTCGGCTACCCGCAGCTGATGCCGAAGACCGGCCTGTGCGACGCACTGCCCGACATGACGGACGTGCAGCTGAACTACGCCGCGACCGTGCTCGACAAGATCAACACGCTGCTGCGATCTGCAGCGTCGCAGACAGGGTCGACCTTCATCGACGTCGCCGAGCTGTCTGCCGATCACACCGCGTGCTCGGACGTTCCGTGGGTCAACAGCTTCCGGACGAAGCCGGGCAAGCAGCAGGCGTTCCACCCGGTGGAGGCCGAGCAGCAGGCGGTGGCGGACGCCATCCTGGACGTCGTCCGCTCCACTTCGCAGGCCCGGTAA
- a CDS encoding SGNH/GDSL hydrolase family protein codes for MGDSYTAVAGDGPYRDSSCYRAFDNYPSLLAEKENLVGFTDASCGGADSEDLENTQYLPSGGANPPQLEAVTRQTKLVTLGMGINDNDLGTIVTLSCYSLTNKVSETCRAYLDRPESELDDLVKKMGTGITKNLAAIRAAAPDARIVLIGYPRSLPDKGVCDSELPLPGQAAERARRMAVAVNDELKQVAKKEQVDFVDMYEASTGHDICSDEPWVNGQQTIAGEALPFHPFEAYHVAVADKLSALLDAS; via the coding sequence ATGGGGGACTCGTACACCGCCGTCGCCGGTGACGGTCCGTACCGGGACTCGAGCTGCTACAGAGCGTTCGACAACTACCCCTCCCTCCTCGCGGAGAAGGAGAACCTCGTCGGGTTCACCGACGCGTCGTGCGGTGGCGCCGACTCCGAAGACCTGGAGAACACCCAGTACCTCCCGAGCGGCGGCGCCAACCCCCCGCAGCTCGAGGCGGTGACCAGGCAGACGAAGCTCGTGACCCTCGGCATGGGGATCAACGACAACGACCTCGGCACCATCGTGACCCTCAGCTGCTACTCGCTGACCAACAAGGTGTCGGAGACGTGCCGGGCGTACCTCGACCGGCCCGAGTCCGAGCTCGACGACCTGGTCAAGAAGATGGGTACCGGGATCACGAAGAACCTGGCTGCGATCCGCGCTGCCGCTCCCGACGCTCGGATCGTGCTGATCGGCTACCCGCGATCGCTCCCCGACAAGGGCGTCTGCGACTCCGAGCTGCCGCTCCCGGGCCAGGCCGCCGAACGCGCGAGAAGGATGGCGGTCGCGGTCAACGACGAGCTCAAGCAGGTCGCGAAGAAGGAGCAGGTCGACTTCGTCGACATGTACGAGGCGTCCACCGGGCACGACATCTGCTCCGACGAACCCTGGGTCAACGGCCAGCAGACGATCGCCGGCGAGGCCCTCCCGTTCCACCCGTTCGAGGCCTACCACGTGGCGGTCGCCGACAAGCTCTCCGCGCTGCTCGACGCGTCCTAG